A genome region from Solanum pennellii chromosome 12, SPENNV200 includes the following:
- the LOC107006122 gene encoding uncharacterized protein LOC107006122 — protein sequence MAQPTGFVAGSSASVAMRPTGQDIQAPAGRGRGRGGASSSSGPSNRIYALTNRQDQEASPNVITVPGSTLSFISPFVACRIRIEYELIEPIEGKDSSISISRGTDYIVEGEYSIAERPSTSPWGAPVLLVRKKDGSLRMCIDYRQVNKVTIKNRYPLPRIDDLFDQLQGAKCFSMIDLRSGYHQVREHADHLWTVLRVLQHQKLYGKFSKCEFWLTSVAFLGHIIGADGIQEIRRKGCLNSAPLKRLTEKAAKFQWTDACERSFQPLKDKLTTALVLTLPEGPDDYLDRCTTRKEGYGLGDSAAIQPWSPLANSEDSGVSIREVTESSIIDEVKRHQYKDPILSQYRDAALQKEKTPFKVTPDGVLRYEDRLTKSAHFLPVRTTYSAEDYARLYVREIVRLHGVPTSIISDRGAQFTANFWRSFQKGLGTQVNLSTAFHPQTDGQADYHSSIQMAPYEALYGRKCRSPIGWFDVGETKLIGPDVIQQAVDKVNLIQERLLASQSRQKSYADNRRRDLEFQIGDWVFLSVSPMRGVMRFGRKGKLSPRYIGPYQIVRRIGKVAYELDLPSD from the exons ATGGCACAGCCTACTGGGTTCGTTGCTGGTTCATCTGCTTCTGTGGCTATGCGCCCTACGGGGCAGGATATTCAGGCGCCagcaggccgtggtagaggacgTGGTGGAGCTTCCAGTTCTAGTGGTCCCTCGAACCGTATATATGCTTTGACTAATAGGCAGGATCAGGAGGCGTCACCTAATGTGATCACAG TCCCAGGTTCCACCTTATCATTTATATCTCCCTTTGTTGCTTGTAGGATCAGAATAGAGTATGAGTTGATAGAACCAATTGAG GGGAAAGATAGTTCGATTTCAATTTCCAGGGGAACCGATTATATAGTGGAAGGGGAGTACAGTATCGCCGAAAG GCCTAGTACGTCACCTTGGGGAGCACCGGTACTGCttgtgaggaagaaggatgggtcgctgcggatgtgtattgattataggcAGGTGAACAaagtaacaataaagaacagGTATCCCCTCCCAAGGATTGACGATCTATTTGACCAGTTGCAGGGTGCAAAGTGTTTTTCAATGATAGACTTGcggtcaggttatcatcaggtgCGG GAGCATGCAGACCATTTATGGACGGTACTTAGGGTGCTTCAGCACCAGAAGTTGTATGGTAAATTTTCTAAGTGCGAGTTCTGGTTGACTTCAGTGGCATTCTTGGGGCATATTATTGGAGCTGATGGTATTCAG GAGATTCGTAGAAAAGGTTGCCTCAATTCAGCGCCTTTGAAAAGGCTAACTGAAAAGGCAGCCAAGTTCCAGTGGACTGATGCTTGTGAGCGAAGCTTCCAGCCATTGAAAGACAAATTGACTACAGCTCTAGTCCTAACTCTTCCGGAGGGACCAGACGactat CTTGACAGATGTACAACCAGAAAGGAGGGATATGGTTTGGGAGATTCAGCGGCTATCCAGCCTTGGAGTCCGCTGGCTAATTCAGAAGATAGTGGAGTTTCTATTCGAGAGGTTACTGAGtcctcaatcatagatgagGTAAAGAGACACCAATACAAGGACCCTATTTTGTCACAGTATAGAGATGCAGctcttcaaaaggaaaagaccCCATTTAAGGTTACACCTGACGGAGTGTTACGATATGAag atAGGCTGACGAAATCGGCCCATTTTCTTCCAGTCAGGACTACTTATTCAGCTGAAGATTATGCGAGGTTGTATGTCAGGGAGATagtgagacttcatggggttcccACGTCCATTATATCAGACAGAGGAGCTCAATTTACAGCCAACTTTTGGAGATCGTTTCAGAAGGGATTGGGGACACAGGTGAACCTTAGCAcagcatttcaccctcagactgatgggcaggctga ctaccattctagtatccagatggcaCCGTACGAGGCCTTATATGGGAGGAAGTGCAGATcacctattggttggtttgatgttggAGAGACTAAGTTAATAGGCCCGGATGTGATTCAGCAAGCTGTTGACAAGGTGAATCTTATTCAAGAAAGATTATTAGCATCCCAGAGTcgacagaagtcatatgcagataaTCGTCGTCGAGATTTGGAGTTTCAGATTGGTGACTGGGTATTCCTGAGTGTATCACCCATGAggggtgtgatgagattcggcaggaaggggaagctcAGTCCGAGATACATTGGGCCTTATCAGATTGTTCGTAGGATAggcaaggttgcctatgagttggatCTACCATCTGATTAG